The Mesorhizobium sp. AR02 genomic interval TCAAATTCACCACGATGACGCCGCCGAGCGCCAGCGCACCGCCGAGGATGCCGAGCAGCGTCGGCACTTCGCCCAGCCAGAAGAAGCCGATCAGGGCGGACATCGGCGAGACCAGATAGAGAAAGTTCGATGCGCGCGCTGCCGGCAGGCGCGACAGGGCCGTCGCCCAGGCGGCGTAGGCGATCAGGCTCGGCACGATGCCGAGAAAGATCACGGCGCCGAGGCCGGCGGTGTTGGCAACTGCAGCCTGTGCAAAGCCGCTTGGCAGAAACGGTGACAGGCAAAGTGCGCCAAGGATCATGTTCGAGGCCGAGATGGTCAGCGGGTGATGACGGGCAAAGAGCGGCTTCTGGACGATGGTGTTGACGGCCGAGCACAGCGCGGAGCCAAGAACCAGCAGCGCACCGGCATTGAAGTGCAGGCCATTCCCGTCTGCCATCGCTATGACCCCGATGCCGGCGAAGGATATCGCTGTACCGGCCCAGGCCCACCTTGAAAAGCGTTCGCCGAGCAGAGCCATCGCCATGATGGCGGTGAAGATCGGGCTGACATTGATGATGAAGCCGGCGGCACCGGCCGAGATAGTCAGTTCGCCGAAGTTGAGCATGACAGTGTAGAGCGCGACGAAAATTGCCCCGCCAAAGACGAGGCGCCACACCTCGTCGAGCCTGGGCAGCGCCGGACGCTTGACGGCAAGGAAGATCGCCGCCGGCACCGCGGCGATGGCAAAGCGCAGGGCGCCCAGTTCCAGCGGCCCAAAGGCTGCGAGGCCGGCGCGGATCGCGGGA includes:
- a CDS encoding DMT family transporter: MSAMTGTLKQTQRMDTTAAIAVALTVVGWASAFPAIRAGLAAFGPLELGALRFAIAAVPAAIFLAVKRPALPRLDEVWRLVFGGAIFVALYTVMLNFGELTISAGAAGFIINVSPIFTAIMAMALLGERFSRWAWAGTAISFAGIGVIAMADGNGLHFNAGALLVLGSALCSAVNTIVQKPLFARHHPLTISASNMILGALCLSPFLPSGFAQAAVANTAGLGAVIFLGIVPSLIAYAAWATALSRLPAARASNFLYLVSPMSALIGFFWLGEVPTLLGILGGALALGGVIVVNLKR